The Acidimicrobiales bacterium genomic interval CATCGGGTCGGCGGGCTGGGGGAGAAGGCGTGGGCATGGCGGGCGGGCTGACCCGGATCCGTCGGGTCGGCCGGACGGGGCAGATTACCGCCCGTCCCCTTCTTCGGGCCGGCCGGGCGGGGGGGCCGGCCACCGGTCGGCAGCCATGGCCAGAACGGCGGCCAGCGCGCCTGCGGCCAGGGCGACCGCAGACCCTCGGTCGTAGTCGGCGATCCCCCCGGCGCCCGCCCAGGCCCAGGTCCCCGGGGCCAGGACCAACCATCCCGCCAACACAAGAGCCGGGGCCGACTCCAGCGCCGGGCGCGCCGGCGGCTCCGGGCGCGGGACGCCTGCTCCCGCGGCCGCGCGGGCCAGGCCGGCGGCCGCCACGGCGGCGGCGACGGCGACAGCGGCGGCGGAGCCGCTCCTGCCGGCCGGCACGACCCCGGCGGCCAGCGCAGCGGCGCCGGGAAGCCCGAGGAGGGCGGCGGCGCCCGGGTGCTCCACCACCACCGGGGCGAGCACGGCAGCGGCGGCCAGCAGCGGTGCCACCGGGCCGAGGTCGCCGGAGGAGGCGGCGGCCACGGCGAGCCCGGCGAGGGCGAGGGCCGGGCGGGTGGGCGCAGCCCACGCCGCCGCCACCGCCACCGCGCCCCCGACGACGACGCCGGCCGGGTCGGGAACGTGCGCGACCACCGGGAGGGCCACGGCCATGGCCGGCACGGCGAGGGCCCACGCCCGGGGAGGGCCGATGGCGGCCGCCACGACCAGGACGGCGGCGCCGGCGAGGGCCAGCCCGAGGGCGGCCGGATGCTCGGCCGGCACGACCCACCGACCCTCGCCGGCCCGCTCCACCAGCAGGCCGGCGGCGAGCAACCCGCAGCCGCACGCCACGGCGGCGGCGCCGAGCGCCGAGGGAGGCGGGCCGGCGCCGGCAGGGCGGGCGAACCGGCGCCGCGCCGCCCGGCCCCAGCTGCCCCCGAGGACGACGGCTTCGGCACCCGCCAGCAGCACGAGGATGGCGGCCAGGACGGCGGTGCTCGCCCCCCGGGCCGCCGCCACCGCGGCCGGCACGATCAGCAGGAGCACCCCAGCCGTCTGGAGCGCCTCGAGGGACCGGGGCCGCCACCCCGCACCGATCAGCGCCGCCGCGGCTGCGGCGGCCGCCGCGCCGGCGGCCGTGGTCGTCACCGGTGCTGATCCACCTCCGCCCAGGGCGACGGCGACCCACGCCGCCGTCACCAGCGCGACCAGCGCCGTCCAGGCCGGGCCGGCCGACGTCACGACGCCACGGCCAGAGCCAGCGACACACAGGCCAGGGCGACGCCGGCGCGACGGGCCGGGTGCGCGGCCGACCGGCGCGCCGCCGCTGCGGCCAGTGAGGCGCCGGCGGCCGAGGCCACCACGCGCAGGGCGACGTCGGCCGGCCGCCCCGGCCCCGGCCCGGCCAGCCCGGCCGCCGCGACCACCCCGAAGGCGACGGCGGGCCACCCCCGGGGTGCCGCCACGACGAGGGCGGCGGCCCCGCCCCACGACGACGCGACGGCGGCGACGGAGCCGGTGGTGGCGGCCGGACCGAGGACGGCCTGGGCGCCGGCCACCGCGTCCAACGACGTCGTCCCCCAGCGCACGGCGAAGGCGAGCACGGCCGCGGCGGCAACCGCGGCGACCGCCAGATCGGCGGCGGCGAGGCCGAGCAACGCAGCGAGCAGTACGACGTCGCCGGACGACGTGGCGGCCACGGCCACGGCGGCGACCGCGGCGACCTGCCGGCAGGAGGCGCGCCGGCGAGCCGTCAGCTGGAGGAGGTCCGCCGCCTCCGGCCCGCCGAGTAGGTGCGCGCCAGGTGGTTCCATGCGCAGGCCGGGCACACCTCGACGACGTAGCAGGCCACGTCGCCCGCCCGGCGGGTGAGCTTGGCCAGCTCGGCGCCACCGGCGAAGGCGGCGCCACCGGGTGGGAGGCGGGGACCGAAGGCGTACGAGACGTGCACGAGCGTGGGCTCCTCGCAGATCGGGCACGGCTGGCCCGCAGGGGTGCCCATCCCGTTGGCGGTGCGGAGCAGCTCCGGGTGGGCGTCGCAGACGTCGAGCCGCGACAGCCGGCCCCGCCGGAACTCCTTGACGATGGCGTTCTTGGCCAGCCGGTAGTCGATCTGGCCCGGAGCGGCGGCGGCGCCGGGTGCGCCGCGCAGTGTCTCGGGCCGGAAGCTCACGGAAGGTAAGGGTAGCCCTGGCCGGCTGCGTCCCCTGTCGCTGCGGCCGGCCCCTGGCCGTCGGCCGGCCCGGCGGCCGTGGGCGCCCGAACGCCTCACAGCTCGCTATACTGAGGTCTGATATATCGGAGCGATACATCGGGAGGAGGACGACGTGCTCGAGCTGGCCATCCTGGGACTCCTCAAGGAACAGGAGCTCCACGGGTACGAGCTGAAGAAGCGCCTGTGCGACACGCTCGGCCCCCTGTCGAGCGTGTCGTTCGGATCGCTGTATCCGGCGTTGGCCAAGCTGGAGGCGGCGGGCGCGGTCAAGGCGGTGGAGGCGAACGTGGCGGCGCCGTTCGCCCCCGTGCCGATGACGGGTTCGATCGGTGGCGAGCTGGCCGCCTTCCGGGCCCGCCGGGCGGCCACCCGGGGCACCCGTGGCGCCCGCGGCAAGAAGGTCTACGGCATCACCGAACGGGGAGAGCGGCTGTTCGCCGAGCTCCTCGAGGCGGACACGACGGGCGACGACGACCGGGGCTTCCCGCTCCGCCTGGCCTTCGCCCGCTATCTCCCTGCCGACGCCCGGCTCGGTCTCTTCGAGCGCCGCCGGGCGCTGCTGGTCGAGCGGCTGGCCAAGGCCCGGGGCAGCATCCGGGCCGGCCGCGAGCGCCTCGACAACTACACACGCTCCCTCTTGGAGCACGGAACCGAGGCCACGGAGCGAGACATCTCCTGGCTCGACAAGCTCATCGCCGCCGAGCGGCAGGAGGATCACCCATGAAGAAGACCGTCAAGGTCGCCATCGCCGGCGTCGGCAACTGCGCCAGCTCGCTCGTCCAGGGCGTCGAGTACTACCGCAACGCCGATCCGGCCGACACGGTGCCCGGCCTCATGCACGTCTCCCTCGGCGGATACCACGTGGGCGACGTCGAGTTCGTCGCCGCCTTCGACGTCGACGCCGCCAAGGTCGGGCTCGACCTGGGCAAGGCCGTGTTCTCCGGCCAGAACAACACCATCCGGTTCGCATCGGTCGGCGAGCTCGGCATCACGGTGCAGCGCGGGCCGACCTTCGACGGGCTGGGCAAGTACTACCGGGCCACCGTCGAGGAGTCGCCGGCCGAGCCGGTCGACATCGCAGAGGCGCTCCGCGCGTCGGGGGCCGACGTGCTCGTGGCCTACCTGCCGGTCGGGTCGGAGGTCGCCCAGAAGCACTACGCCCAGTCGTGCATCGACGCCCGGGTGGCCTTCGTCAACGCCATCCCCGTGTTCATCGCCAGCGACCCCGAGTGGGCCCGCCGCTTCACCGACGCGGGGGTGCCCATCGTAGGCGACGACATCAAGAGCCAGGTGGGGGCGACCATCGTCCACCGCATGCTGGCCCGCCTGTTCGAGGACCGCGGCATGGTGCTCGACCGCACCTACCAGCTCAACGTGGGCGGCAACATGGACTTCAAGAACATGCTGGAACGCGAGCGGCTCGAATCCAAGAAGGTGTCCAAGACCCAGGCCGTCACGTCGCAGATCGACAATGGCATCGCCGCCGACGACGTCCACATCGGCCCCTCGGATCATGTGGCCTGGCTGGAGGACCGCAAGTGGGCCTACATCCGACTCGAGGGCCGCAACTTCGGCGACGTCCCCCTCAACGTCGAGCTCAAGCTCGAGGTGTGGGACTCGCCCAACTCGGCCGGGGTCATCATCGACGCCGTGCGCTGCGCCAAGCTCGCCCTCGACCGCGGCATCGGCGGCCCGCTCGAGGGACCGTCGGCCTACTTCATGAAGTCGCCCCCGGTGCAGCACCGGGACGAGGAGGCCCACCGCATGGTGGAGGACTTCGCCGCCGGCTCCTGAACCGGCGGCCGCCGCCCGGCGCCCTGCCGGCCGGACCGGGTCCCCTAGTGGACCTCCACCAGCAGGGCGCGGTGGTCGCTCACCGGAGCAGCGTCGAGGACCTCGACCGACGCGACGTCGAAGCCCTCGCTGAGGAAGTGGTCGATGCGGTGGTGCGGCTCGGCTGCGGGGAACGTCGGGGTGACAGCGGACGCCAGCGCGTAGGCCCTGTGCTGGATGGCGGGCACGATCTGCTCGGGCTTCAGGTTGAGGTCGCCGATCAGCACACGGGGCACGTGGCACTTGCGCAGGGCCACCAGCACGGCCTCCAGCTGGGGAGCCGCTTCCTCCGGGTGCACCGACAGGTGGGCGGCGGCCACCGTGAAGACCCGGTCGTCGACGATCACGTCGGCCAGGACGAAGCTGCGGGGCTCGTGGTCATGGCTGTGACGCGGCAACGGCACCGTCTCGATCTGGTCGATGATGCCCCGCACGAACAGGGCGTTGCCGTACTGCCCCCGCAGCCCGAGCTTGCGCGCCACGCCGAAGTAGCCGGCCATGCCGGTCGCCTGGGCCACGGCCTTGGCCTGGTCGACGCCGCCCGACCGGTGGGCCCGCACGTCGACCTCCTGGAGGGCGAGCACGTCCGCGTGCAGCGATGCGCAGTACCGGGCCAGCGCGTCGGTGTCGACGGCGCCGGCCGGGGTGAGCCCGTGGTGGGTGTTGAAGCTGACGATCCTCATGGATGCCTCCGACGTGTAGCAACATTCTCCCTGTGCCCGCCGACAACGCCGCCGCCTGGGATCAGGCGGCAGCCGCCTACCTGGCCGGCGCCCAGCTGCCCACCGATGTCGCCCACTACGGGCCCGACATCGGTACCGAAGCCGACTTCCGGCTGCTCGGCGACCTGAAGGGCAAGCGCGTCCTCGAGCTCGGGTGCGGCGCCGCGCAGAACTCGATCGCCTTCGCCAAGCAGGGCGCCATCGCCATCGGCGTGGACCTGTCGGCCGAGATGCTGGGCCATGCCCGGCGCCTGGCCGACCAGGAGGACGTGCGCGTCGAGCTTCGCCAGGGCGACATGGCCGATCTCGCCTTCGTGCGGGCCGAGTCGGTCGACCTCGTCTTCAGCGCCTGTGCCTTCGGCTTCGTGGACGACCTGAGCCGCGTGTTCCGCCAAGTGCATCGGGTGCTGCGCACGGGCGCGCCGCTGGTGTTCAGCACGGCCCACCCTGCGTACCACCTCATCGACGGCCGCCACGCGGATCAACCTCTACTCGTTCGTCGCTCCTACTTCGACACGGAGCCGATGGAAAGCGAGCGTTTCGGAACGACTTTCACGATGTACCACCACACCATCGCCGAGCTCCACACCGCCCTGGTGCGGGCCAGCTTCTCGGTGGACACCCTCCTCGAGCCGGGGCCGACCACCAGCGGGCCGCGGAGCCGCGACTGGCAGGAGGCGTTCCGCTACGTCCCCCGGGTCCTCATCGTGCGAGCCCGCAAGGAAGGCAACTAGTCCCACGGCGGTACCGTCCCGGGATGGGTGGGCGGCTGGTGCTGTGGGACGTGGACGGAACCCTGTTGCGGACGAACGGAGTGGCGCAGCGCGCCTTCGACGTCGCCGCCGAACATGTGCTGGGCCGTCCGGTGGGGGCCCACGAGGTGCGGATGAGCGGAAAGACGGATCCGCTCATCGCCCTGGAGATCCTCGTCTTCGCCGGTGTCGACGACGACGAGGCCCGCCGGCTGGTGCCCGACGTCCTGGCCCGGCTGGAGGCCGAGCTGGCCGATGCCAAGGACCTCGTGCGTGACCAGGGTTACGTGCTCCCCGGAGTCGCAGCCGTGCTGGCCGAGCTCCACGAGGACGTCGACGTCGTGCAATCGGTGCTCACCGGCAACACGGCCGCCAACGCCACCCTGAAGCTCCAGGCGTTCGAGCTGGACCGCTGGATCGACGTCGAGGTGGGCGCCTTCGGCAGCGACCGCCACGACCGCGAGGAGCTGGTGCCCGTGGCCCTGGAACGGGTGGCGCGGTTGCGGGGCCGCACCCTGTCTGCGGGCGACGTCTGGGTCGTCGGCGACACCCCGCGCGACCTCGCCTGCGCCCGGGCCGGCGGCGCCCGCTGCGCCCTGGTCGCCACCGGCCAGTTCGGTCTCGACCAGCTCCGGGCGCTCGGTGCCGACGAGGTCTTCGCCGACCTCGCCGACTCGGCCGCCGTCGCCCGCCTGCTCCGGACCTGAGAAGGTCAGGTCTTGTGCTCCGCCCACCACTCGTCGAGGCGGCGGAGGGCCTCCTCCTCGCCCAGCGGGCCCTCCTCGATGCGGGTCTCGAGGAGGAAGGCGAGGGCCTTGCCCACCACGGGGCCGGGCGCGATGCCGAGGTGCTCCATGACCCGTTGGCCGTCGATGTCGGGCCGCAGGGCCTTGAGCTCCTCCTCGGCCTCGAGGCGTTTGATGCGCTCCTCGAGCTCGTCCATCCGGCGGGCCAGGCCGCGCGCCTTGGCGACGTTGCGCGTGGTGCAGTCGCAGCGCGTGAGCTCGTTGAGCGCCTCGAGGAGCGGGCCGGCGTCGCGCACGTAGCGGCGGACGGCGCTGTCGGTCCACCCACCGTCGCCGTCCCGGTAACCGTGGAAGCGAAGGTGCAGCTCCACGAGGCGGGTGACGGCGGCCACGTCGTCGTTGGGGTACCGGAGGGCCCGCATCCGGTCACGCGTCATGCGCGCGCCGACGATCTCGTGATGGTGGAAGGACACGCCGCCCGGGCCGAAGGCCCGAGTCCGCGGCTTGCCGATGTCGTGGAACAGGGCGGCCAGGCGCACCAGGCGGTGGGCCGGGTCGACCTTCTGCACGACGGCGAAGGTGTGCTCCAGCACGTCCTTGTGGCGGTGGACGGGATCCTGCTGGAGGGCCAGCGCGGCCAGCTCGGGGAGGAAGTGGTCGGCCAGTCCGGTGGCCAGGAGGAACCGCAGCCCTTCCGTCGGGTCCTCGGCGGTGACGAGCTTGTCGAGCTCGACGCGGATCCGCTCGGCCGAGACGATGGCCAGGCGCTCGCGCAGCTCAACGACGGCCGTGGTGATGCCCGGATCGGGGAGGAGATGGAACTGGGCGATGAAGCGGGCGGCGCGCAGCATCCGCAGCGGGTCGTCGGTGAACGACTCCTCAGGGGCCAGGGGCGTTCGCAGCCGGCGGTCGTGCAGGTGGGCGGCTCCGCCG includes:
- a CDS encoding inositol-3-phosphate synthase produces the protein MKKTVKVAIAGVGNCASSLVQGVEYYRNADPADTVPGLMHVSLGGYHVGDVEFVAAFDVDAAKVGLDLGKAVFSGQNNTIRFASVGELGITVQRGPTFDGLGKYYRATVEESPAEPVDIAEALRASGADVLVAYLPVGSEVAQKHYAQSCIDARVAFVNAIPVFIASDPEWARRFTDAGVPIVGDDIKSQVGATIVHRMLARLFEDRGMVLDRTYQLNVGGNMDFKNMLERERLESKKVSKTQAVTSQIDNGIAADDVHIGPSDHVAWLEDRKWAYIRLEGRNFGDVPLNVELKLEVWDSPNSAGVIIDAVRCAKLALDRGIGGPLEGPSAYFMKSPPVQHRDEEAHRMVEDFAAGS
- a CDS encoding haloacid dehalogenase-like hydrolase produces the protein MGGRLVLWDVDGTLLRTNGVAQRAFDVAAEHVLGRPVGAHEVRMSGKTDPLIALEILVFAGVDDDEARRLVPDVLARLEAELADAKDLVRDQGYVLPGVAAVLAELHEDVDVVQSVLTGNTAANATLKLQAFELDRWIDVEVGAFGSDRHDREELVPVALERVARLRGRTLSAGDVWVVGDTPRDLACARAGGARCALVATGQFGLDQLRALGADEVFADLADSAAVARLLRT
- a CDS encoding class I SAM-dependent methyltransferase, whose translation is MPADNAAAWDQAAAAYLAGAQLPTDVAHYGPDIGTEADFRLLGDLKGKRVLELGCGAAQNSIAFAKQGAIAIGVDLSAEMLGHARRLADQEDVRVELRQGDMADLAFVRAESVDLVFSACAFGFVDDLSRVFRQVHRVLRTGAPLVFSTAHPAYHLIDGRHADQPLLVRRSYFDTEPMESERFGTTFTMYHHTIAELHTALVRASFSVDTLLEPGPTTSGPRSRDWQEAFRYVPRVLIVRARKEGN
- a CDS encoding endonuclease/exonuclease/phosphatase family protein — encoded protein: MRIVSFNTHHGLTPAGAVDTDALARYCASLHADVLALQEVDVRAHRSGGVDQAKAVAQATGMAGYFGVARKLGLRGQYGNALFVRGIIDQIETVPLPRHSHDHEPRSFVLADVIVDDRVFTVAAAHLSVHPEEAAPQLEAVLVALRKCHVPRVLIGDLNLKPEQIVPAIQHRAYALASAVTPTFPAAEPHHRIDHFLSEGFDVASVEVLDAAPVSDHRALLVEVH
- a CDS encoding DUF5318 family protein, with translation MSFRPETLRGAPGAAAAPGQIDYRLAKNAIVKEFRRGRLSRLDVCDAHPELLRTANGMGTPAGQPCPICEEPTLVHVSYAFGPRLPPGGAAFAGGAELAKLTRRAGDVACYVVEVCPACAWNHLARTYSAGRRRRTSSS
- a CDS encoding PadR family transcriptional regulator; the protein is MLELAILGLLKEQELHGYELKKRLCDTLGPLSSVSFGSLYPALAKLEAAGAVKAVEANVAAPFAPVPMTGSIGGELAAFRARRAATRGTRGARGKKVYGITERGERLFAELLEADTTGDDDRGFPLRLAFARYLPADARLGLFERRRALLVERLAKARGSIRAGRERLDNYTRSLLEHGTEATERDISWLDKLIAAERQEDHP
- a CDS encoding CCA tRNA nucleotidyltransferase; its protein translation is MIPERFRPLLDETSWLAGPFEAAGHRLYLVGGVVRDALLDRLAPDHDVDLTTDARPEEIKRVVGPLADAVWLQGERFGTIGATRDGRTFEITTHRAEAYVPESRKPEVAFADGVEVDLSRRDFTVNAMALRLPDLELIDPFGGAAHLHDRRLRTPLAPEESFTDDPLRMLRAARFIAQFHLLPDPGITTAVVELRERLAIVSAERIRVELDKLVTAEDPTEGLRFLLATGLADHFLPELAALALQQDPVHRHKDVLEHTFAVVQKVDPAHRLVRLAALFHDIGKPRTRAFGPGGVSFHHHEIVGARMTRDRMRALRYPNDDVAAVTRLVELHLRFHGYRDGDGGWTDSAVRRYVRDAGPLLEALNELTRCDCTTRNVAKARGLARRMDELEERIKRLEAEEELKALRPDIDGQRVMEHLGIAPGPVVGKALAFLLETRIEEGPLGEEEALRRLDEWWAEHKT